From Nakamurella flava, the proteins below share one genomic window:
- a CDS encoding cation diffusion facilitator family transporter, translating to MGAGHTHGHSHGPGPGADHRGRLAIAFTITSLILVVEVIGAVWSGSLALLADAGHMVTDAAGLLIALIAASLARRPATDRRTWGYLRAEVLAACLQASVLLAVGVFVMVEAVQRLFDPPPVGAGIMLVFGVVGLLGNIASIAVLASDRSANMNMRAAFLEVVNDALGSVAVLVAAGVIATTGWERADPVVSILLAALILPRTIILLRETVSVLLESTPRDLDLDDVRRHLLELPHVHAVHDLHASQIATGLPVLSAHVVVDDSCFHDGHVPEMLDQLQQCVAEHFAISVEHSTFQLEPVRHSSHESGTHA from the coding sequence ATGGGGGCTGGACACACCCACGGGCACTCGCACGGCCCGGGACCGGGTGCCGACCATCGGGGTCGGCTGGCGATCGCGTTCACCATCACCTCGCTCATCCTGGTCGTCGAGGTCATCGGTGCGGTGTGGTCGGGCAGTCTCGCGCTGCTGGCCGACGCCGGGCACATGGTGACCGACGCCGCCGGCCTGCTCATCGCCCTGATCGCCGCCTCGCTGGCCCGCCGGCCGGCCACCGACCGCCGCACCTGGGGTTATCTGCGCGCCGAGGTGCTGGCCGCCTGCCTGCAGGCGTCCGTGCTCCTGGCCGTCGGCGTCTTCGTGATGGTCGAGGCCGTCCAGCGGCTCTTCGACCCGCCGCCGGTGGGGGCCGGCATCATGCTCGTCTTCGGTGTCGTGGGCCTGCTCGGCAACATCGCGTCGATCGCCGTGCTCGCCTCCGACCGGTCGGCGAACATGAACATGCGCGCGGCGTTCCTGGAGGTCGTCAACGACGCGCTCGGATCGGTCGCCGTCCTCGTGGCCGCCGGCGTCATCGCCACCACCGGGTGGGAACGGGCCGATCCGGTGGTCTCGATCCTGCTGGCCGCCCTCATCCTGCCGCGCACGATCATCCTGCTGCGGGAGACCGTGTCGGTGCTTCTGGAGAGCACCCCGCGGGACCTCGACCTCGACGACGTCCGGCGGCACCTGCTGGAACTGCCCCACGTCCACGCCGTCCACGACCTGCACGCCTCGCAGATCGCCACCGGGCTGCCCGTCCTCAGCGCGCACGTCGTCGTCGACGACTCCTGCTTCCACGACGGCCACGTGCCGGAGATGCTGGACCAGCTCCAGCAGTGCGTGGCCGAGCATTTCGCGATCTCCGTCGAACACTCGACGTTCCAACTCGAACCCGTCCGGCACAGCAGTCACGAGTCCGGGACCCACGCGTGA
- a CDS encoding MFS transporter, whose protein sequence is MDSTDDRPALLSLPPIRALLVLSLLGFTGFFLTLSSLPLYAVSVGVPEALAGLPATVLLTATVLTQLGVPRLITAVGRPATLAIGLLALGAPAPLLLVHDELWWLLTDSAVRGIGFGILTVLSPLLATAAVPANRHGAAIGLYGLAVAVPNLVAIPLSVALTGAGRFDVVAWCALAPVLALPLVGRFPDPGPTTDDGAAKDRAVPGTDRFPRGRLAAVLVLLLTVTLAGGGMLAILPVQVDPGLASAALVVMGLVAALTRWGAGVLSDRRSMAPLLLLGSVCGAAGLAVVAGGVHSGTATAALVLVGAAIFGVSYGAVQNLTLLGAFRLAGRSRETTASAAWNATYDAGTAIGALLVGATAASFGLAAALLACGVLVAAVTAPAVLVLRRADDT, encoded by the coding sequence GTGGACTCGACGGACGACCGACCCGCACTGCTGTCGCTGCCGCCGATCCGTGCACTGCTGGTCCTCAGCCTGCTCGGGTTCACCGGGTTCTTCCTGACCTTGTCGTCGTTGCCGCTGTACGCGGTGTCGGTCGGCGTCCCCGAGGCCCTGGCCGGTCTGCCGGCCACCGTGCTGCTGACCGCCACGGTGCTGACCCAGCTCGGCGTCCCCCGCTTGATCACCGCCGTGGGTCGACCGGCGACGCTGGCCATCGGCCTGCTCGCCCTCGGGGCGCCCGCCCCGCTGCTGCTGGTGCACGACGAATTGTGGTGGCTGCTCACCGACTCGGCGGTGCGCGGAATCGGTTTCGGCATCCTCACCGTCCTCAGCCCGCTGCTGGCGACCGCCGCGGTCCCGGCGAACCGGCACGGCGCGGCCATCGGTCTCTACGGTCTGGCCGTGGCGGTCCCGAACCTGGTGGCCATCCCGCTGTCGGTCGCGTTGACCGGCGCGGGCCGCTTCGACGTGGTCGCCTGGTGCGCGTTGGCCCCCGTGCTGGCGCTGCCCCTGGTCGGCCGGTTCCCCGATCCCGGCCCGACGACGGACGACGGGGCCGCGAAGGACCGGGCGGTCCCCGGCACCGACCGGTTCCCCCGGGGGCGCCTGGCCGCCGTCCTCGTCCTGCTGCTGACCGTCACCCTGGCCGGCGGCGGGATGCTGGCGATCCTGCCGGTCCAGGTCGATCCGGGGTTGGCGAGCGCGGCGCTGGTGGTCATGGGCCTGGTCGCCGCCTTGACGCGCTGGGGGGCCGGGGTGCTGTCGGATCGACGGTCCATGGCCCCGTTGCTGCTCCTGGGCTCGGTCTGCGGAGCGGCGGGGCTGGCCGTGGTGGCCGGCGGCGTCCACAGCGGGACGGCGACGGCCGCCCTGGTGCTGGTGGGCGCGGCGATCTTCGGCGTCAGCTACGGCGCGGTCCAGAACCTCACCCTGCTGGGTGCGTTCCGGCTGGCCGGCCGGTCACGGGAGACCACCGCGAGCGCGGCGTGGAACGCCACCTACGACGCGGGCACGGCGATCGGCGCGCTGCTGGTCGGAGCGACCGCCGCGTCGTTCGGGCTGGCGGCGGCCCTGCTGGCCTGCGGGGTGCTGGTGGCCGCGGTCACCGCACCGGCCGTGCTGGTGCTCCGGCGGGCGGACGACACCTGA